From Streptomyces sp. TLI_053, a single genomic window includes:
- a CDS encoding glycosyltransferase 87 family protein: MTAVQDERGAVDTPPDLTPAPLSDRLRTALGAPVRALREAPRRPLLIVSVLALVSLLGYAVVRHFAHTSMVDMIVYRAEGAAVVNGGDLYGLRVTQWNLPATYPPFAAMLFVPTTWFPVPFLRVAITLCNIGLLALFAHLSFKLVGWPRRDLRAIAVILVAGVGVWLEPVYTTLRYGQINLALGCLVLWDLTRPDGKRGKGIAIGIAAGIKLTPGLFAVYLLLTGRIRAAFVAGATFLGTFLLGALVLPDATWGFWTKYLYDSSRVGKTEIVDNQALSGAVARLLHTSAPGFTGTLAAVAVAVAGLGVAAWAARSSRRLARSEAWGVCCAAVTAVLISPISWTHHWVWCVPVLVLLASEAAVERARPAAVRKLRWRLAFGATLIAFLSFAMWLAKPKGALVLELSPLHQIPTSVYPLVGICFLLAAALRVRARRRAAGAAPTALPGQRDGGSSESARERQQAPAAR, encoded by the coding sequence GGCCCTCGGAGCGCCCGTCCGCGCCCTGCGCGAAGCCCCGCGCCGTCCGCTGCTGATCGTCTCCGTGCTCGCGCTGGTCTCGCTGCTCGGCTACGCGGTGGTGCGGCACTTCGCGCACACCTCGATGGTCGACATGATCGTCTACCGGGCCGAGGGTGCCGCCGTCGTCAACGGCGGCGACCTCTACGGCCTGCGCGTCACCCAGTGGAACCTGCCCGCCACCTACCCGCCGTTCGCCGCGATGCTGTTCGTGCCGACGACCTGGTTCCCGGTGCCGTTCCTGCGGGTCGCGATCACGCTCTGCAACATCGGGCTGCTCGCACTGTTCGCCCACCTGTCGTTCAAGCTGGTCGGCTGGCCGCGCCGGGACCTCCGCGCGATCGCCGTGATCCTGGTCGCCGGCGTCGGCGTCTGGCTGGAACCCGTCTACACCACGCTGCGCTACGGCCAGATCAACCTCGCCCTGGGCTGCCTCGTCCTCTGGGACCTCACCCGGCCCGACGGGAAGCGCGGCAAGGGCATCGCGATCGGCATCGCCGCCGGCATCAAGCTCACCCCCGGCCTGTTCGCGGTCTACCTGCTGCTCACCGGCCGGATCCGGGCCGCGTTCGTGGCCGGCGCGACCTTCCTCGGCACCTTCCTGCTCGGCGCGCTCGTCCTGCCCGACGCCACCTGGGGCTTCTGGACCAAGTACCTCTACGACTCCTCACGGGTCGGCAAGACCGAGATCGTCGACAACCAGGCGCTCAGCGGGGCCGTCGCCCGGCTGCTGCACACCTCCGCACCGGGCTTCACCGGCACCCTGGCGGCCGTCGCCGTCGCGGTGGCCGGCCTCGGCGTCGCCGCCTGGGCCGCCCGCAGCTCGCGCCGGCTGGCGCGCTCCGAGGCCTGGGGCGTCTGCTGCGCCGCCGTCACCGCCGTCCTGATCTCGCCGATCAGCTGGACCCACCACTGGGTCTGGTGCGTGCCCGTACTGGTGCTGCTCGCGAGCGAGGCGGCGGTCGAACGGGCCCGCCCGGCCGCCGTCCGCAAGCTGCGCTGGCGGCTCGCCTTCGGGGCCACGCTGATCGCCTTCCTGTCGTTCGCGATGTGGCTCGCCAAGCCGAAGGGCGCGCTGGTGCTGGAGCTGTCGCCGCTCCACCAGATCCCGACCTCGGTGTACCCGCTCGTCGGGATCTGCTTCCTGCTGGCCGCCGCGCTACGCGTACGGGCCCGGCGCCGGGCGGCCGGAGCGGCGCCGACCGCGCTGCCCGGTCAGCGGGACGGCGGTTCGTCGGAGTCCGCGCGCGAGCGTCAGCAGGCCCCCGCGGCCCGCTGA